The following nucleotide sequence is from Cellulosilyticum sp. I15G10I2.
AGGGCCAGAAAAATCAGCAAAAATATTTAAGTATTTAAAAGAAGAAGATATAGAACAATTAACACTTGAGATTGCCAGTATTAAGGCAGTCTCACCTAAAGCAAAAGAGGAAGTTCTTCAAGAATTTTACGAGATGTGCTTAGCGCAAGAGTATATAGCTGAGGGTGGCATAGGTTACGCTAAGCAGCTTCTTGAAAAAGCCTTAGGTTCAGATAAAGCAGTAGAAGTTATTAATAAACTTACTGTTTCACTACAAGTCAGACCGTTTGAATTTGCAAGAAAAACGGATGCAACACAGTTAGTTAACTTTATTCAAAACGAACATCCGCAAACAATAGCTTTGATTCTGTCCTATTTAAAACCATCACAGGCTGCACTTATCATTAGATCTCTTCCGCCTGATATGCAGTCTGATACTGCAAGAAGAATTGCACTAATGGATCGCGCGTCGCCAGATGTGATTAGTCAAATAGAACGTGAATTTGAAAAAAGGCTCTCTACACTTGTATCAGAAGATTTTGCAACTATTGGAGGCATTGACTCTATCGTTGAGATTATCAATCAGGTAGATCGAGGAACAGAGAAAAATATTATGGAAAACTTAGAAATTGAAGATCCAGAACTCGCAGAAGTCATTAAAAAACGTATGTTTGTATTTGAAGACATTACTACACTTGATAATAAATCTATACAGAGAGTGTTACGTGAAGTTGATAATCATGAGTTAGCTATTGCACTTAAGGGAGCAGGAGATTCTGTTAAACAGATAATTATGAGTAATATATCTAAGCGTCTTGCAGCTATGATCGAAGAAGACTTAGAATATATGGGACCAAAACGTGTTAAAGAAATTGAAGATGCTCAACAGAAGATTGTTAATATTATTCGTAAACTAGAAGATGCGGGTGAAATCATTATATCCCGTGGAGCAGGAGATGAGGTTGTTGTCTAGTATCATAAAAGGTGGAAGAATAAGAAACCAAACGGTTATAAATTTATCAGAACGATTACAAATTACCCAAGTCGAATATGAACGTTCTGAACCTCTAGATGATGAAGCAGTACTAGGCGAGCAAGGACCAGAAGCAATAAGCCTGATGCATTTAGAGGCGCAAAATTTATTAGATGAAGCGCAGCAAAAAGCGGAAATCATAATCAATAATGCGCTAAAAGAAGCAGAAGAGATTAGAAAAGAGGCTGCATTTGAAAAAACTAATTTATTGGAAGATGCTTCTAATAAGCACCAGCTTTTTTTAGAGCAAGCAAGAGAAGAGGCTGCACAAATAGTAAAGAATGCCTACCAAGAAAAAGAGCAAATTATAAACAGTACAGAGCCAGAGCTTGCACAGACCTTAATAGCCTTGTTGCAGTACTTAGTTGGAGAAGAAGTATATCATAATACTGGATGGGTACGCTGTATTATCAAGCGTATGCTGGCAAATGATGTATTTAAGAAAGATATTAAAGTATATGTTTCGCCTGAGGTTTACAATAGGTTAACTGATTCGGAAAAAGAAAGTTTAATGTCTATTAAAGAAGAGGTTACCTTGCAAGTATCAGAAGCATTAAGTAATACGGCGTGTAAAGTCGAAACACAAGAAGGTGCTATTGAATATGATGTAGTAGATGGGTTAGATCAAGTTATATCAGATCTTAAAATATTACAAAATTTAAAGCAGGAGAATTTATGATTGACTTAAAGAAATATTTAGATATTACCAACAAGCAATTGTGGACTTACACAGGTCAAGTAACTAAAGTAATTGGGATGGCAATAGAATCTTTAGGTCCTTTTGTAAATATAGGCGATATATGCTGTATTGAAGCTGCTGGAGGTCAAAAACAAGTCTTAGCAGAAGTTGTTGGGTTTAAGGAGAAACACATTTTGCTTATGCCGCTTGGTAATCTAGAAGGTATTGGTCCAGGGTGCAAAGTTAAATCATTTGGAGATAAACTTAATATTAAAGTAGGGGAACAGTTATTAGGCCAAGTCGTAAATTGGCAAGCGGAACCGATAAGTGGAGAAAAAATAGATTGCAGAGACAGCATGCCTCTCGAAAACACAGCGCCTAATCCATTAACCAGAAAAAGAATTACTTCTAATATGGAGCTTGGTATTAGAACTATTGATGGTATGCTCAGTATTGGAAAAGGTCAAAGAATAGGTATTTTTGCAGGAAGTGGCGTAGGAAAAAGTACACTATTAGGAATGATCGCAAGAAATGCCTTATCAGATGTTAATATCATCGCTTTAATTGGCGAGCGAGGCAGAGAAGTAAGAGAGTTTTTAGAAAAAGACTTAAAAGAAGAAGGGCTTAAAAGATCAATTGTCGTAGTAGCAACATCAGATCAACCTGCTCTTATACGATTAAAGGCTGCACAAACAGCTACAGCATTGGCCGAATATTTTAGAGATCAAGGAAAAGATGTGCTCTTAATGATGGATTCTTTAACAAGATTCTCTATGGCACAAAGAGAAATAGGACTTGCGACAGGTGAACCTCCCGTTTCAAGAGGGTATACACCATCAGTTTTTGCTGTTATGCCTAAGTTATTAGAGAGAGCTGGCAACTCAGATAAAGGTAGTATAACTGGGATGTATACTGTACTTGTAGACGGTGATGACTTTAATGAGCCTATTACAGATACAGCAAGGGGTATATTAGATGGACATATTGTTTTGTCAAGAAAATTGGCTAACAAAGGGCATTATCCAGCTATAGATGTACTAGCAAGCATATCAAGAGTTATGAATGATATCGTAACTGAAGAACATAAGGGTCTGGCGATAGAAATCAAAAAGCATATGGCTATTTATAAAGAATCAGAAGACCTTATTAATGTAGGTGCTTATAACAAAGGCAGTAATAAAGAAATTGATAAAGCGATTGAAAAAATAGGCAAGATTAATCAATTTTTATGCCAATCCGTTCATGATAAAGTTGATTTTCAAAATACTTTGGAACATATGAAAAAAATTATTAATTAGGAGGGAAGTGAATGTTTAAATTTGAACTTAATTCAGTTCTTTCGCTAAAAGAAAAAGTAGAAGATACTAAAAAAAGAGAATTAGGGGCTGCAAGTACGCATAAAGAGGGTTTAGAACAACAAAAAGAAATATTAGTTACTGAACATGATGGCCTATATAATGCAATCAAAGCAAATACCTGTGCAGATTTTGATATTAAACAGATTAGAACACTCAATAGATATTCACATCATATTAAAAAGCGAATTAAACAAGCAGAAAATGATATTAATAAAGCACAAGAAGTGGTTGAACAAAAACGTGATGAACTGCTTCAAGCAATGAAAGAAAGAAAAATACTTGAGAAGTTAAAAGAAATAAAACTTGAACATTATGTGATAGAAGCTAAGAGAACTGAGCAGCTATTAATAGATGAAATGGTGAGTTACAAGTATGGAGAAGCAAGAAGGAGCGAGGCATAAAATGGCTAATAAAAACTCAAAATCAATAGAACTAGAGGCAAAACCTTCTCCAATTGAACCGAAGAAGAACAAAAAAGGTAAACAACTTCTTGTGTTTGTTGTTATTTTGGCTGTCGTGGGAATTGTTGGATTCGTATTTCGAAAGCAATTAGGACAGTTTCTTGCAGCGAATCTTAAAAATGTACCTATAGTGGGGTCAGTATTTAAAGAAGAGAGTGATCCATACCTCAACATTACTAAAGAGCAGCTTATTCAGGAATTAGAAGTGAAAAAAACAGAACAAACGAATTTAGATCAAAGGATAAAAAGTTTACAAGAACAGAATGAAATATTAGAGCAAAGAATAACCGACTTAAAAGAATATGAAGTAAAGCACGAGGATTTTTTAAACCAGAAAGAAGCATGGGATAAGGAAGTTGCTAAAACTAACCCTAATATGTTTCTAGAACAATTTGAAAAAATGTATCCTGAAACAATGGAAAAAATATATAAGGATATTAAAATAGATACGCAAATTACAAAAGCACAGAAACAATTTGCAACGACTATAGCTCAAATGGAACCTGAACAAGCAGCACGTGCTCTAGAAATACTCATTCCTACTGATCCAGAGCTTATTAAATTGATATTTGCAAGTATGGAACAAGAAAGAAAGTCGTTAATACTAAATAATATGCTATCAAGCAATGCTGCAACAGTCATTAAGTTATTATCGCCTGATGTTACACTGACTAATGAATAGGAGGGATAGAATGGATAATATAAATATTAACCTGCTGGCACCTAGTACTCAAGAATCTAAAACTGACAAGATAAGTGTTAAAACCACTCCAAACAATGCGCAAGAGAGTAAGAATACTTTTGATAATCAGCTTAGCCGCATAAAAAACAAGGAGGTTAAGTTATCAAAGAGTGTCCTTAAAGATGCTGTCAAAGATATCCCCATAAATAAACCTGTTGAAATTAAAAAAATGGATGAAGAGGCAAATCAAGAGGTTGTATGCCAAATGATTCTAACACTTATCAATAATGTTTTAGACATACCTTTAGAGCGTATAGAGCAAGTATTAGAAGATATGAATATTACGCCTTTGGATTTAATAAACCAAGACATATTTAAGACGTTTTTAACACAGGCTTATCCGAGTTATGATGAACATCAATTATTATTTAATGAAGAGGGGTTAAAGGATGTCAGTAAGTTATTTGTGAAGCTTGAACAGATAGGTGAAATGATAGAGGGGAATCAAAGTCATATACTTATTGAAAAGTTAGTCATACAAGATCATGTTGTAAGAACCTCCATTGTGCAAATAGATGCGACGGCGCAAGCACCAGAAGAAACAGCGCAGGATACAACTAGTTCACAGGTTATTATACAAACGTCCCTCCCCAAAAATCTAACAGGCGAACCCCTATTAAAAGAGGCAATAACAGAAGAACTCATGCCAGACGGTAATTTAGAAGATGGGATATTTAATCTTCAACAAACAGGACTTGGCATGAATATACCAATACAATCTTTTAATACAGCAGTAGGTGCAAAACTATGGAATACAGAAAACACACAGGCTGAACATGCACAGTTTGTACATAGTGAATCTATAACGCATCAGATTATTAATAAGCTAGACATTACTTCCTTGGGTAATACAAAAGAGATTTCAATGGAGCTTTCCCCTAAAGAACTGGGTAATCTATCTATTAAGTTGGTAGAAAGCAATGGTGTACTTGTTGCAAGTATCCGCGTTGATAATGAAAAAACAAAAGAGTTACTTTTAAACGAAGTTGCTCAGCTTAAGCAAACTTTAGAAAGTCAAGGGTTATCAGTAAGTGAAGTAAAAGTTGATATCAGACAAAACCCTCATCATTCTCAGATGGAGCAACAAAAACAAAAATCCACAAGGCGTATTCAGGAACTTATTGATAAACATTTAATAGAAGAACCAAGTGAACAGATGCAGGTAGATGAGAAAACGGGAGAACTTATTGAGACAGAAGTTAATTATATGGTCTAAGGGAGGTTGCACATGAGCAATGTAAATTTAGTCACAGGCGATAGTGATTATTTAAAAGTTACAAGTGACAGAACAACAAAACAAGAATTAGATAAAGATGCTTTTATGAACTTGTTAGTAACGCAAATGAAATATCAAGATCCACTTAATCCCATGGATAACCAACAAATGATGGCACAACTGGCGCAGTTTTCTGCGTTAGAGCAGATGACTAATGTGGCGCAAACTGTTGAAAAGCAATTTGCAAATGGGATGATTGGCAAGCATGTTTCTTACCAATATACGGATTCTGATACAGGACAAACCCAGTATTTAATCGGTAAAGTAGACTATGTTAAAATAAATAGTGGTGAGACTTTGATTGGAATAGGTGATAAAGAAATAAAAGTAAAAGATGTTAAGCAAGTACTTGACCCCGCAGTTATCCAAGCCAATACTTCTGCATTCGAGCTTATAGAAAAAACTATCCAAGGCTTGACTAAGGAAAAGAATAGCCAGGGTGCAGAGGAAGAGGTGATTGTTGAGGGTGAAGTGCTAGGTGTAAAAATGAAAGATGAACAGCCATACCTTATTATTGGAACCGGTGAAGGTTTAATTGAAATAGACTTTAACAATGTCCAAAATATTGTAGATAAGCCTACTATCACCGGCAGAATTGTTACTGCAACAATAAAAGATGAATCCGGAGAAGAACAGACCATTCAAGGACTCGCAGAGTACATAAAGATTAAAAAAGAAGGTACATATGTTTACGTAGATGGACAATTTATAGCATTTGAAGACATACATACTATTGCAAACAAATAGAGTTTTGTAAAAATAAAAGACGTATAGGAGGAAACGAGTTATGATGAGATCAATGTTTTCCGGTGTATCAGGGCTTAGGGTTCATCAAACCAGAATGGATGTAATAGGTAATAATATTGCAAATGTAAATACAATAGGGTATAAATCCCAGCGTGTTACTTTTAATGAAGTATTTTCACAAACGCTTCAAAGTGCCAGTGCGGCTAGTGATGAAACAGGCCGTGGCGGACTTAATCCAATGCAAGTAGGACTCGGAGTAAATATCTCTTCTATCGATATGCTAATGACTCAAGGGGCTGCACAGCGTACAGATAACCCTTTTGACCTTATGATTAACGGGGAGGGATTTATTGTTGTAGGGGATGCTACCGGTAAATACTTTACAAGAGCTGGAGCCTTAAGACAAGATGATGATGGGAATCTAATTATTCCAAACGGTATGAAAGTTATGGGATGGCCATCCAGTGAAGATGGCAAAGCTATTAACAGAGGGGAAGTTGTACCGTTAAAGCTAAACACCCCAGAGTTTAAATCAACTCCACCTCAAACAACTACATCTACTTCTTTAAGCGGTAACCTTAATACTAATGACTCGCCTGTTTCATCGCAACTTAAGATGTACGATTCATTAGGTAATTTATACACGATGAATGTCTATTTTACTTATAATGGAGGAGGCGAGTGGTCATTATCTCCTAATGATGATGGTTCAGGTGGAAATATTGTTTTAACAGATGCCTATGGAAACATCCATACTACATCAACAGCATTTCCAGTACAGACAATTGAATTTGACGCTAGTGGGAAATTAGATTCAGCTAAAACATTTAATATGCTTACTGATGAATTAGATCTAAGTGCTGCAACGGTAACAGTTGAAGATGCCAATGGGAATACTATGCTAAACGTTAATGCAGAAATAGGAAAAGATAGTACAAACTTTGTAGTTGATCTCGGCGGACTTACCCAATATGCAGCAAAAACAAATGTAGATTCAAAAACCGTTGATGGTAAAGCAGCTGGAAAAATGCAGGGCTATGATGTAGGGGCTGATGGTAAAATAACAGCTTACTACGATAATGGAGACAGAAGACTGCTTGGACAAATTGTTGTTGCACAATTTGATAATCCAGCAGGGCTTGAAAAAATGGGCGATAATCTATACCGTTCAACAGCTAACTCCGGTGATTTTGACAACATAGGTAAGGTAGGCAATTTCCAAGCAGGGGTACTCGAAATGTCCAATGTAGACCTTGCAAAAGAATTTACCGAAATGATTGTTACACAAAGAGGTTTCCAAGCCAACTCAAGGATTATTTCTGTTTCAGATGAGATGCTGGTAGAGCTTACTAACCTTAAACGATAATAAGTAGTTAGGAGAACATTATGATTAAGCTTACAAAGTTAAATATGCAGGAGTTTGTCATTAATTCAGACTTAATAGAGACTATAGAGCATACACCAGACACAGTGATTAGCATGACAACAGGCAATAAGTATGTTGTTAAAGAAAATCAAGAAGATATTATTAATAAAATTATTGAATACAAAAGAAAAATACTACTTCTAGTAGATAGATAAGGAGGTGGTTAAATGGATATCGCAACATTGGCCGGATTAGTAGCAGGAACTATTTTTCTTATTCTATCGATTATATTGTCTGGTGGGCGTTTGGCGTTATTTGTGGATGCACCATCAATGATGATTGTATTTGGAGGAACGCTAGCTGCATTATTAATCTCTTATCCTGTTTCAAAGTTTCTACAGTCCTTTAAAACCGTTAGACATGCTTTTTATCATAAAGAACTAGATCCTACAGCTGTTATTAGTAAAATCAATGAGCTTGCTTTAGCAGCCAGAAAAGAAGGATTACTTGCTCTAGAGGAAATTGCTCAAGGAATGGATGACGCTTTTTTACAAAAGGGTATTCTTTTAATAGTAGATGGGACAGACTCAGAACTTCTTCGTAGTATTTTAGAAACCGAAATTGCTTTTGTTGAAAACAGGCATAAAGATAACCAAGGTTTTTGGAGCGGCGTTGCTGATTTAGGACCAGCTTGGGGAATGATAGGAACACTTATAGGGCTTATTGCCATGCTAGACTCACTAGATGATCCATCTACTATTGGACCTAAAATGAGTGTGGCCTTGATTACAACATTATATGGCTCATTGCTGGCTAACTTTTTTGCAACACCGGTTGCTAGTAAGTTAAAGATTAAAAGTAATGAAGAAATACTACATAAACAAGTCATGATAGAAGGATTATTATCGATTCAAGCTGGAGAGAACCCAAGAGTTATAGAAGAAAAACTTAAAGCATTTTTATCACCAGCAACACGTAACATATTTGATAAGGCTCAAAATACGGAAGAGGAATAGGCAGGTGAGAGAGAATGAAAAAAAGTGAAGATGAACCTAAGAAAGGTGCCCCGGCATATATGAATACATATGGGGACATGATGACTTTACTACTCACTTTCTTTGTATTGCTATTCTCTATGTCAAGTATTGATGTGGCTAAATTTAGAGCGGTTATAGCTTCTTTTGATGGTTCAATTGGTGTCTTAAGCGGTGCACAAACTATAGAAGAAAATACAAGTATGTTAGGTAATGGTATTAAACAGTTTCCACAAAAAAAGAATAAGGAAGATTTAAAACAACAAGCAAATAAAGATGCTCAGGAAATATTAGATAAACTTAAACAAAATCTTGAGCAATATGTCCAAGATAAAAATTTGCAAGATAAAGTGAGTATCGAACAAAATGGAGATGAAATTATCCTAAGGTTTGATGATGTACTTTTATTTGACACAGGCAAGGCAGATATTAAACCAGGAGCTATTCCAGTATTAGATACATTAGGTGTCAGGCTGAAAGAATACTTGGAACAAGGGTATCGAATCAGACTGGAAGGACATACAGATAATGTACCTATTAGGACGAGTCAATTCCCAAGCAACTGGGAACTGTCTGCAGCTAGAGCTATAGCAGTAGCAAAATTCTTTACTGATGAGATGAGCTTTGAAGTTTCAAAAATATCTACAGAAGGCTTTAGAGATAATGTACCAATTGGAGATAATGGCACGCCAGAAGGCAGAGCGATGAATCGTAGGGTAGAGATTAAAATCAGTAAAGATAATAGGTCATAACATAGAAAAGTTGGTGATTAAATGTGGATAAAAAATTTAAGATATTTGTAATCATTGCAATTGTTCTTTTGGGGATAGCCCTAGCAGTAAGTACGTTTTTAGTTTTAAATATAATTAACACGGAAAAGGCACCTACTGCAGATAATAAAGAGACTAAGAGTAAAACTAAGATTATTACTATTGACTTAGGGGAAGCCATAACAAGCAATGTTTATGATGAAGCAGGCGAACAACACATAGCTAGAGTAAGTATTAGTTTTGGCGTTAACGAAGCTTCAAAACAGTATAAGAAATTTAAAAAGGATTATGATGCAAGCAAGGTAATTATAAGAAATGAGATTATACAGAGTATACGTGAGCAAACGTATGAAATGATGTCAAGAACAGATGCTCAAACCAAGTTAGGTGATGAGATTGCAGAGCGTATCAATAAATTATTAAACACAGAAGTTGTAGTAGAAGTCTATTTTGGAGACTTTTTTGTTCAATAGGTAAAAGAAGAAGGAGGTGATATATTGGGAGAAGTACTGTCACAAAGTGAAATAGATGATTTATTTAAGGCCTTAAATACAGGCGAATTAAATGTAACTGAAATGCAGGATACGAAAGAACAACGGGGCGTAAAGCTATATGATTTTGCCAGGCCTTCAAAATTTTCCAAAGAACAACTAAGAACCTTGGAAATTATTTTTGAGAGTTACTCAAGACTTATATCTACCTATCTGTCTGGACATCTAAGATCCCGTGTGTCGGTTGAGGTAATGAATTCTGAGGCAGTAACCTATTCGGAATTTGCTAATGCACTTATTAATCCTGTTATTCTGGCGGTGACTGATTTTAGACCTCTAAAAGGCTCTATTCTCATGGAATTATCACCAAATATGGGATATACCATTATCGATAGAGTGCTTGGAGGAAGTGGTCAGGGGTTAGAAAAGATAAGAGAATTTACGGATATTGAGAGAGTAATACTTGAAAAGATGTTTTTGCAATTTGTGCAGTTACTTACTGAACCTTGGGAAAATGTTGTTGATCTCGATCCTATGTTAGAAAAAATAGAAACAAATTCTCAGGTTGTACAAATTATATCTCCAAATGAAATTATTGCTCTTGTTACACTTAATATAAAAATAGGAAATGTAGCAGGTATGATGAATATATGTATACCACATTTGGTTATTGAATCGATTATGGATAAGCTCAATACTAAATATTGGTTTTCACAAAAGGAACAAGAACTTGGACCATCCTACGAAGAATATATTCAAAAGATGATTGAAAAAAGCCGAATCCCCATTAAAGCTGTTCTGGGGAAAACCCATGTAACCGTGAGGGAATTTTTAGAACTACAAAGAGATGATATTGTAAGATTAGATAAAGACATCGATTCAGATCTGGATGTATATGTAGGCAACATACTAAAATTTTCGGGAACACCAGGGGAATATAAGAATAAGGTAGCTATAAAAATTAATCATGTTATCAAGAGGGAGGATGAGTAATGGTAGCCGAAATGCTTTCCCAAGAGGAGATCAATGCACTACTAGGAAGTATGTCTACAGATGAATTTGGGTCTAGTAATGCTTCAATAGAATTAAGTGCTGAAGAAATAGATGCGCTAGGTGAAATAGGTAATATTAGTATGGGAACAGCTGCAACAACTTTATTTACGTTATTAAATCATAAAGTGATGATTACGACACCTAAAGTTGAAGTGCTGAGCTGGGAACAATTTGTCGATACGCTTACAGATGATTTGATAGCCGTATCAGTTGATTATACAGAAGGATTTATTGGCGCAAATTTACTAATTTTAAAAGAAGATGATGTTAAAGTAATAGCTGATTTAATGATGGGAGGAAC
It contains:
- the fliG gene encoding flagellar motor switch protein FliG, whose product is MSLAKEQYTSKQKAAMLLIALGPEKSAKIFKYLKEEDIEQLTLEIASIKAVSPKAKEEVLQEFYEMCLAQEYIAEGGIGYAKQLLEKALGSDKAVEVINKLTVSLQVRPFEFARKTDATQLVNFIQNEHPQTIALILSYLKPSQAALIIRSLPPDMQSDTARRIALMDRASPDVISQIEREFEKRLSTLVSEDFATIGGIDSIVEIINQVDRGTEKNIMENLEIEDPELAEVIKKRMFVFEDITTLDNKSIQRVLREVDNHELAIALKGAGDSVKQIIMSNISKRLAAMIEEDLEYMGPKRVKEIEDAQQKIVNIIRKLEDAGEIIISRGAGDEVVV
- a CDS encoding FliH/SctL family protein, with protein sequence MSSIIKGGRIRNQTVINLSERLQITQVEYERSEPLDDEAVLGEQGPEAISLMHLEAQNLLDEAQQKAEIIINNALKEAEEIRKEAAFEKTNLLEDASNKHQLFLEQAREEAAQIVKNAYQEKEQIINSTEPELAQTLIALLQYLVGEEVYHNTGWVRCIIKRMLANDVFKKDIKVYVSPEVYNRLTDSEKESLMSIKEEVTLQVSEALSNTACKVETQEGAIEYDVVDGLDQVISDLKILQNLKQENL
- the fliI gene encoding flagellar protein export ATPase FliI, whose product is MIDLKKYLDITNKQLWTYTGQVTKVIGMAIESLGPFVNIGDICCIEAAGGQKQVLAEVVGFKEKHILLMPLGNLEGIGPGCKVKSFGDKLNIKVGEQLLGQVVNWQAEPISGEKIDCRDSMPLENTAPNPLTRKRITSNMELGIRTIDGMLSIGKGQRIGIFAGSGVGKSTLLGMIARNALSDVNIIALIGERGREVREFLEKDLKEEGLKRSIVVVATSDQPALIRLKAAQTATALAEYFRDQGKDVLLMMDSLTRFSMAQREIGLATGEPPVSRGYTPSVFAVMPKLLERAGNSDKGSITGMYTVLVDGDDFNEPITDTARGILDGHIVLSRKLANKGHYPAIDVLASISRVMNDIVTEEHKGLAIEIKKHMAIYKESEDLINVGAYNKGSNKEIDKAIEKIGKINQFLCQSVHDKVDFQNTLEHMKKIIN
- the fliJ gene encoding flagellar export protein FliJ, with the translated sequence MFKFELNSVLSLKEKVEDTKKRELGAASTHKEGLEQQKEILVTEHDGLYNAIKANTCADFDIKQIRTLNRYSHHIKKRIKQAENDINKAQEVVEQKRDELLQAMKERKILEKLKEIKLEHYVIEAKRTEQLLIDEMVSYKYGEARRSEA
- a CDS encoding flagellar hook-length control protein FliK: MDNININLLAPSTQESKTDKISVKTTPNNAQESKNTFDNQLSRIKNKEVKLSKSVLKDAVKDIPINKPVEIKKMDEEANQEVVCQMILTLINNVLDIPLERIEQVLEDMNITPLDLINQDIFKTFLTQAYPSYDEHQLLFNEEGLKDVSKLFVKLEQIGEMIEGNQSHILIEKLVIQDHVVRTSIVQIDATAQAPEETAQDTTSSQVIIQTSLPKNLTGEPLLKEAITEELMPDGNLEDGIFNLQQTGLGMNIPIQSFNTAVGAKLWNTENTQAEHAQFVHSESITHQIINKLDITSLGNTKEISMELSPKELGNLSIKLVESNGVLVASIRVDNEKTKELLLNEVAQLKQTLESQGLSVSEVKVDIRQNPHHSQMEQQKQKSTRRIQELIDKHLIEEPSEQMQVDEKTGELIETEVNYMV
- a CDS encoding flagellar hook assembly protein FlgD — encoded protein: MSNVNLVTGDSDYLKVTSDRTTKQELDKDAFMNLLVTQMKYQDPLNPMDNQQMMAQLAQFSALEQMTNVAQTVEKQFANGMIGKHVSYQYTDSDTGQTQYLIGKVDYVKINSGETLIGIGDKEIKVKDVKQVLDPAVIQANTSAFELIEKTIQGLTKEKNSQGAEEEVIVEGEVLGVKMKDEQPYLIIGTGEGLIEIDFNNVQNIVDKPTITGRIVTATIKDESGEEQTIQGLAEYIKIKKEGTYVYVDGQFIAFEDIHTIANK
- a CDS encoding flagellar hook protein FlgE; the encoded protein is MMRSMFSGVSGLRVHQTRMDVIGNNIANVNTIGYKSQRVTFNEVFSQTLQSASAASDETGRGGLNPMQVGLGVNISSIDMLMTQGAAQRTDNPFDLMINGEGFIVVGDATGKYFTRAGALRQDDDGNLIIPNGMKVMGWPSSEDGKAINRGEVVPLKLNTPEFKSTPPQTTTSTSLSGNLNTNDSPVSSQLKMYDSLGNLYTMNVYFTYNGGGEWSLSPNDDGSGGNIVLTDAYGNIHTTSTAFPVQTIEFDASGKLDSAKTFNMLTDELDLSAATVTVEDANGNTMLNVNAEIGKDSTNFVVDLGGLTQYAAKTNVDSKTVDGKAAGKMQGYDVGADGKITAYYDNGDRRLLGQIVVAQFDNPAGLEKMGDNLYRSTANSGDFDNIGKVGNFQAGVLEMSNVDLAKEFTEMIVTQRGFQANSRIISVSDEMLVELTNLKR
- a CDS encoding flagellar FlbD family protein yields the protein MIKLTKLNMQEFVINSDLIETIEHTPDTVISMTTGNKYVVKENQEDIINKIIEYKRKILLLVDR
- a CDS encoding motility protein A, giving the protein MDIATLAGLVAGTIFLILSIILSGGRLALFVDAPSMMIVFGGTLAALLISYPVSKFLQSFKTVRHAFYHKELDPTAVISKINELALAARKEGLLALEEIAQGMDDAFLQKGILLIVDGTDSELLRSILETEIAFVENRHKDNQGFWSGVADLGPAWGMIGTLIGLIAMLDSLDDPSTIGPKMSVALITTLYGSLLANFFATPVASKLKIKSNEEILHKQVMIEGLLSIQAGENPRVIEEKLKAFLSPATRNIFDKAQNTEEE
- a CDS encoding flagellar motor protein MotB; translated protein: MKKSEDEPKKGAPAYMNTYGDMMTLLLTFFVLLFSMSSIDVAKFRAVIASFDGSIGVLSGAQTIEENTSMLGNGIKQFPQKKNKEDLKQQANKDAQEILDKLKQNLEQYVQDKNLQDKVSIEQNGDEIILRFDDVLLFDTGKADIKPGAIPVLDTLGVRLKEYLEQGYRIRLEGHTDNVPIRTSQFPSNWELSAARAIAVAKFFTDEMSFEVSKISTEGFRDNVPIGDNGTPEGRAMNRRVEIKISKDNRS
- a CDS encoding flagellar basal body-associated FliL family protein; the encoded protein is MDKKFKIFVIIAIVLLGIALAVSTFLVLNIINTEKAPTADNKETKSKTKIITIDLGEAITSNVYDEAGEQHIARVSISFGVNEASKQYKKFKKDYDASKVIIRNEIIQSIREQTYEMMSRTDAQTKLGDEIAERINKLLNTEVVVEVYFGDFFVQ
- the fliM gene encoding flagellar motor switch protein FliM, whose protein sequence is MGEVLSQSEIDDLFKALNTGELNVTEMQDTKEQRGVKLYDFARPSKFSKEQLRTLEIIFESYSRLISTYLSGHLRSRVSVEVMNSEAVTYSEFANALINPVILAVTDFRPLKGSILMELSPNMGYTIIDRVLGGSGQGLEKIREFTDIERVILEKMFLQFVQLLTEPWENVVDLDPMLEKIETNSQVVQIISPNEIIALVTLNIKIGNVAGMMNICIPHLVIESIMDKLNTKYWFSQKEQELGPSYEEYIQKMIEKSRIPIKAVLGKTHVTVREFLELQRDDIVRLDKDIDSDLDVYVGNILKFSGTPGEYKNKVAIKINHVIKREDE